In Lagopus muta isolate bLagMut1 chromosome 14, bLagMut1 primary, whole genome shotgun sequence, the DNA window attaaaaatatcatcTATGGCTCAGGGAATGGTGCTGTTCTCAGACGGATTCAAAAATACAGAGGTTTGGTTTCCCAACAAGGAGTCAGGTGAGGGCTCCATGCTGGGAGGAGTGGGCTGGCGCTgacctgcctgccttgctgcCTTCTTAGAAACTGCACTGTAACAATCCATGCGTGTCaactattttgtttttgcattttcagcttATTCCTTACATTTATTCTGAATATATGCTTTACTCAGCTCTCCTGCTTGGCAAGTATCTGTGAACAGAGTTTGAATCAGTCACTGCCATCCAGAGCTGCTTTTGTTGTCTTGGGGCACTCACATAGAAAATCCAACAGATCCTCCTTTAAGAATGAAGATGCAGATGTGATGCAAGCTCAGCAAAATCCCTGTGATAAATGGAGCCTCTTCCTAATGGCTTACTTATTTTATTGCTGAATCAGTGCCTGCTTTACAGATCTTCACAGAGTTTTAAATATATCTATAATGTACACATATCTGAATAATCTATGTACGTACAGTGAAAAGCAATATGTAATAAAAATCTAGTATACCTGCATACATATGGTTAAGAATCTCTGTATTTAGGGTTAAGAATCACTGGTAGATGAAATGGTGATCATGAGAGCACTTTGGGAGGAGtttgaattcattttcactGGAGAAAAAGGACCATTCTGCAGATACCAGCTGACAGCATTAACCTTTGTAAGCACTGAACCTGTTAGAAATGAGaggagatttttgtttgttttagtcaTAGCCTATGCACAGACCCTGGTAAGTCCTGCACAACAGACAGCACTGTGTGTTCCTGAGTAGCCCCTTCTTCTTCAACAGAAGTTAACTATTACAGACCAGCAGTTTCCTAACAAGACTTCCAAACGGCACTTGAATTAAAGATAACTCTGTAAGGATGTCTGGTTGACACCCATAGTGTTATTCATCCCTCAGAATTCCCTCTCGGAGGGGCTGTCACCATCCAGAAGCCCTCCAGTCGCTctcagtgcagccctgctctgggcCTGGCAGCCATCCCAGCAAACAATTACAAGTTTGGGGATGCCAAGAGCACTGAGGTCCTGTTTGGCTGCCTCTGCCCAGGCAACATCCTTATGGGATTGTATCAGCAAATGATGAGCAGGCGTATGGATTGATGTTAATTCTTTTTCAGTGGTACGTAGCTTAGTGAAAGGTCTTTAAAATGGAGTGTGAGAAACTCCACTGCTCTTCTTGAGCAATTGTAGGAAGGTGGGATTGATCTCCCTTAAATCCCTTTTTTTCTATaatctacttttctttttattttctagtgcTGTTCTTCCTGCTGCCAAGAGCTCAATTGTCACATAGATACTGGAGATCTATTGCCTATTCAGAAAGCAAGGCAAGTTAGTCTTTGGTATTTGCAGAACTATAGCAACAGCCAAAAATGTAAGAGGTGTATTTGGGATGGGAAGACCAAGAGAgtgaacaaagcaaacaagctgTTACAAGTAATCTCTGAAACTGCGTGGGACATAGCAACGTCTGGGATGTCTGCTGGCACTGAAGAAAAGGACTGGATTGTGatgggaggctgtggtgagcagCACCAGAGCTTCCCAGTACAGAGAGCTGagttgctttgtgctgtgtcTGGTCCTGCCTTGCCAAGCTGGACCCAGATGAAAGCTGCTTCCATCACAGGGGAGATGAATACCATCTTGCAGACATAGCGAGGATGCACAGGGTGTAATTTTGTCATTGGGAGTTTTTTTCATGTCCTGGCCACCACCAGGACAAAGCTCCTGGGCAGCATCCCAGTtctgagctgtgtgcagcaggcAGGTGGCTGCTGAGAAGTGGGATTCCTTAGGTGTGGTGCAGTGGCATTCCGTGTGCTGGTACTGCCCATCCTGCTTGTTGACACTGTGTGCACAAATCACAGGTGTGACATCTGTTTGTTTCCTAAACAACATGTTGAAATTATGATGTCTTGGGAGGGATTTGTATAGCAAAGAGAGCAAgtttaaattaaacattttttcctagAGTGGCACAGTGGTGTTCATTAGCAGAGGGGAAGTGACACTGGTGGTTCTTTCTTGCAATCAGATCTGCCCACCAAACCCAGCGTGGGCAGCAGCCtatggcagaaagcagagctgcagagctctgcagtacACCGCCACTGCCACCCAGCCTGCATATGGCTGGAGGTGAGGGTGTGCAGGAAGGTTTGGTATTTTGCACTGTTTCTGGCTGTTCTATTCTGTTACACACCCTAAAAACAAACCgtgctgtttttaaagcagttccTGTCCAAGAGTGTGACTGGTCATTGAGGGGAAGCTCCTCACCTTTTGCAAAAGCTCTTGGTGCCCGAAGGCTCGTTATTTGCTTCTCAAATGCCTCTGGGAAGAGCACAGTTTCCTAACTCACAGCCCAGGCTTTCACCCCTCTGTCCTGAAATGCAGCCGCTGTGAGGCAGCACCCTGAGCTGGAGGGCATGATGTGGTGTGTGGGAGCAGCAAGCGCTGGAAggaagagcagtgctggagctggtcCTTGCAGCCCTGCTTTGCAAGGCCAGAGTGGGACAGAAAGACTCATAAGGCACTGCCAATATTATGGTGGGATGTGGACAGCCTGGTGCTGGCACTGAGTGCCTGCCCTGGGCACGTGGTGTGCGCTGCTGCTCGCTGCACTCAGGTCAGCTTGGCTTCAGCCAGGCTTGGCTGAGCAAAGACATCTGAACAAAGCAGTCACAGCTGCTAACCAGAAACTAATTCCCTCTCGGCTCACACCTCACCCTTGTGATGTCTGACTGCTCCCCAGACCCCTGCTAGCAGGCGCAGGAGGTGCCGCACTGTTACCTTCACTGCCTTtcctgcaggaagcagctgcCCATCCTGCTCATGCCACATTCCGTGTCCCAGGTCTCCCACAGCCACCTCCGCTGCCCTCAGGCCCCGTCCGTCCCCTCAGTCCCTCACTGACCCCCCTGACCCACACGTACCAGGCAGTGAGCGCTGTGCTCCCTCGCCCTGTAATTCAGAACAAACAAGCCGCCCTGCTTACAGCCTTTGAAGCTATTCCATGTGGCCTGAAGGGAGCCCTGccactttttttccacatcactATAGGATAATAATAAGTGTGTGTCCCACCACTGGAGGAAATCCTTCCCATCCCTGCTGTCTGCAATATTGCTCCCAGGATTGGCTCTTGTTCGCTCTGCCAGAAGCGCAGCCGCCCTtctgctgttgttcttttttgctCCAATGCTTTTTCTGACATTCTGCTGAAAAAGGAATAGGAAAACTGGCAAAAGAACTGCTCCATGTGACAATACTATGAGGCAGGGCTGGACAAGAGAGGGGTTGAACTTTCCTGTTTACATATTCTTAACAGATTTTGGCCATTTGTGCATCTCAGTACCTTTTGATGCTGAGTAAGGGCAGCACTTTAGCACCGCTTATATATGGATTTGCCCTCCAGCCAGATGTAATATTCATGCAGATAATGGTCACCAAATGTCTTTAGGAAaattgaattattaaaaaaaatattttccaaatgatCCCTGACAACATGAGTATCACATACTCATTCCATAGTTTCCCAAAGGCTTTACAGTGAAGCTTCCTCCTGTTGCTGACAAAGCGCTTTGTCCCTCCTGACGTGAAGATCACTGTCTTTAGGACTGCTGGGACATGGTTAAAGCATCCCATAGCAAACTGATTTTGCCCTCAAAAGTTGTTGCAAAATGCCCGGGTTGGGCACAAATCAAAGTGATATCTGAGCCTCCAGGGAGCCTTGGtaacatctgcagagcagaaattgCAGCCATCGTTGGGATTGGCTGAGCTCGGCCAGTGCTGTGTTATCAAGGGACGAAATGATGAATTTCTGTCCTCATGCCACATATTTTCATCCTGcacttccttctgcagcttcaAAACCCAAGAATTCTGAGGACATCTCAAGAGATGCTGATTGCAGATAGAAGCTGCTGGTTATTTGCACCCCTCCCAGTCCAAGGGTTGTCCAGCTGGTCACACCAAGGCCTGGAGGCTCATCTTTTGAATcaaaaacctctttttttctttatgggtagagtttttgtttgtttgttttcctgtgggGCTTTGAATACTTTTGAactgagaactttttttttttttttaacatgtggCTTTTAATCCTTTTGAACTAAAACTGCTCTCCACATGGCTGCTGAAAAGGCACTGACTGTTCCCACATGCAGTTCAACCATCTCGGGTTTGGAAGCGCTCAGCAGCTGCACAAGTAGAAGCAAAAGGAAGCACAAGTGCCAACTATATtagaaaatacttctgtgtttctgtgatttttggaCAGTCAGGGAACCGTTGTGCTTCACAGCTGAAGGGTGAGTTGATCAGATGcaaattgtttccttttccgCTAACAGAGCTCTTGGTCCGTTGCCGTTTTATGGAATGCATTTCCAGGGCAATCTTGCTGTGTGTGACATcgctgggctctgctggcttCTCCTcgccccactgctgccagtgAGAAACAGGTATGGCAAAGCACCCTGCTGCCGAAAGCTGCCCTGGGCTTGCtatgctgcttgttttttcctccaaaattgcttttaatccAGATAAGCATCACGAaccatcctgcagcactgctctgaagtGGTAATCAGGAGGTAGGAGGGATTAACGGCTGCAGGAGGTGATGGCAGAAGCCCTGGCAGCGTGGGCACAGAGCAATTCGTCCTGCGATGAGTCAGTGGGAGGCGCAGTGATTCTGCATTGTGCACGTGGCACGGCAGTGAGGAGCAGGCAGCGTTCCTTTAGCTCCCAACCCTTTAAATCTGTACCCAGCCTGGACCTGCAACTGCAGCATTGTCACcaattaggaggaaattctgcCGTGCCAGCCTCGGAAGGTGAGGTTTTGCAATATGCTTCTTCCAGTGTCATTGCATGTGGCTGGTGACAGCAGAGACATCCCAGCCCATCTCCTGCCTCTCATTCCTGGGGATGTGGTGGTTCACTCGGCCACCTTCAAGCACCAAGCCCTTTGCTCACAGCCTCGTGAGCCTCATGCCCAAACAAGAGTGTGGGCTGAGCTGCCATGGGACCAGAGAGCTGCTGAGTCGGGTGTGAGCACTTAGTGGGATGGTGGTGGAGGCAAGGGGAACCCACCTGCTGGCCCCAGCCTGGACCCACACATGTGGCTGCTGTGATGTGTGGGATGCTGGGCACCAGGGCCAGTCCCCTCAGATGGCATTTAGTGCCTTCAGGGAGTGCCAGCACCCACTCCTAACACTGAGTGAGGATGGAAAATAAGGAGAGTTGTCGTGGTCACAAAcagcaaatagaaaaatgtgGTAGCCAGCAGGAGGTAAAGGCAGCTGAAGAAATGGTGGTTAcatgggagggaggaagggagagatgCCTGCACTTGTTtattcattcatatttttacTAACCTTGTTATATTTAGACTACACCAGATGATATCAGAAGTGTTTTGCAACTAGTGATGATCTGGGGAATGGGAGCACTCTTTAGGGTCCTTTGAAACACCTGCTGGCCTAGTCTTCCTATGTGCACTGACCTCATGCTGCACTGCTGAGGTGTGAGCACAGATCTTGTTCAgttgttgtgttttgtattCTCTTTTGCTAGCAGGCTGTAATCAGCCAGGAGATGAGGGAAAAGGAAACTGCACCGTGCATTGAGacctctgccttttctgagCTGACACAGGAAAAGTCCTTCATTTCCTTGACAGCTGAGCtgagaaaacaaaccaccacctcCCTCATATTCCTAAACAGTTGGTGAAGTGGAAGTGGATCAGCTCTGATATAAAACAGCCTTACAGCTGAAGCttgaaaaatggtgtttgatGTTTTGAGAAACAAGCTGGGATATCAGTGTCACTACTCTGAGTGCCTTTATTCACTGGTGAGGTACACAGCCAGAGCCTGCCCACTGTTCCTTGAAAAGTCCATCAAGGATGTCAGATACACAGTGCAATTCCTCTTGCATCcatctgattttgttttctgtgatagTGAAGATTAATGAGCGCTTTGTCATAAACCTCATTCACCTTTTCCTGGGCCAAAGGCAAATTCTTTGAGTGATGGAAAGGAAGGACACGAAGTCGGGGTCCaggggcagcagtgccagcacggGGCAGGGACCGGCGAGTGCTGCTGTGGTCACACGCATGTGATGCCCTCAGTGTGTTGTTGCTACATCCTGATGGATTGTGCTGGATTTCGCTCCCACAAATCTCTCACTGATGTGTATCACAGGGGTTGTTTTGGCTGAGGACAGAGAGGGAGGCAAAAgtgctcagctctcagccttgCCAGCACAGGGAAGAGATTCAAAGCTCTCCCTCGCTGTCTGACTGTTGTACAGGACTCACCCCAGGTCTATGCAAAGCAGATCCGTATCTTTTGCACTTGTTCACACCCTGTCCTATGTCTGCAGTAGGTTTTCATGTGGGGCTTTATTTGGTGCCATACCTGTGCAGCAATTGTGCTCTGTGCCAATGCATACACTTGAGCACAGGGTCTGCATGCCCCCAAAGGTGGTGAGTTGTGCTATGAGCGGTGCAGAGCAGCTAAGCAGGGCTGCAGTTTCTTGTGCTGTACCAAAGGAGGGGTGTGCATTGGCTTTTGCTAGACCCATTACTCCAGGGAAGAGCTAGCTGGGCTAGCTCCGTCCCCTCATTCTCCTCCCTTATCTCTCCTCTGAGGTTTCTGCTGGCTTTCCCACTTCCTCATATTGTATTCCTGGAAAAGGGAGGGTGGGAGTGGAATTCTCCACCAGACCTTTATCTGCCACTGTGCACAAGGTAGTGGGCAAGCTGCAGTCCTAGTTTGTAGTGCTGCATACTGAACTTTTCTGTTCACTTAGGGCAAGCCTGTGCTGCCTGCACCGCCACCCAACGCATCAGCAAGGACTGCACCTGGCCAGAGGAGATCCTGCTTGGGAAATCAGGTTTTATAGTGTCGCTATGTTGGAGCAGATCCATCTGCTGGCTGCCGTGACGGTTCTTGGGGTCCTGGAGCAAGGTAGGGACCATCATATACCCATGCTCAAGTACCGCCTGTGTTGGTCTGCCATACCTCCattatttcctttcacttcCATGCTCTGTTACTGCTGCCATGCTGCCAATTTACTGCTTACAGTGAGTGATATCTTCTGTGGTTTTTGaacactaaaacaaaaaagtgcCTGGCATGCCAGCCTCCTTAAAGTTCTCCCCAGAACTAACACACCTCTTTTGTCTTGATATCTCTTGGTCGATCTTCTCTGTAAACACATAGAATTTCCTTATTTGAAACACAGGTTTGCAGTAGATTTGCAGTTGGTGTAGATCATAGCATAAAATGTACAGGATGAGGTGGGTTGCATGGAAATCTCAACCTTAACCAGGGCTCCACACTGCATGACTATAGACCTCAGCATCTGGGTGGCTTATCTGTGGCATCAGTTCCCTCTCTGCTTGGCTATCAGAAtttagaaggggaaaaaaacaaagatctcaaaaacaacaacaacaacaacaacaaagtgcAGCTGAACTCCGAAATATTTGGTATAAATGGTAGATGATTTGTTGAGtatggaagaaagaaaccagATAACCACTGGTTGTATGTGACTGCATACTGCTTGCTTCACCACTGCTCAGGTACATTCCTTTGCCTTGTCTGAATGTGCCCGGCTCTCTCTGGAATGTGGGGCTGCGAGGTCAGAAGGAAGCTGCAGGACATTCCCCCTTCCCTCCTGGCAGCTTCCTGGCCACCAGGCCAGTCCCAATGACTGACCCATGccacttttctctcctttgctgcAGCCTACTTCTTCCTCCAGGTGATCCATGCAAGGCGCACGTTTGGCGTTTCTCCTCCCAACATCTCAGGCCCACCTGAATTTGAGCGGATCTTTCGAGCACAGTAAGAAACTTCTCTCGTGACGTGCTTTGCAGCCCTCCTGTCTGGTGGCACTGCTCGTCCCTTCCTTTGCTGTTCAGTTTCTCTGATGCCTTGCAGCACTTTGGAGATGTCCACCTCCCCTGGGGTCCAGTTAATGGATAGAAGGGTCGGTACTGGGATTCCGTGAGCTCAGAGAGCTTTGAGTGGGGCTTAGAGCGGGACTGCCCAAGTTCAGCACCTCTGCTGTCAGTCCTGTGTCCTGCATgatcttcctcctttcccttgtTTAtaacttttctctttccctctagGGTGAACTCCTCAGAGTATTTTCCCATTTTCGTGGCACTCCTGTGGCAGGCTGGACTCTTTTTCCACCAAggtgagagcagccccacagctgcttgGGTGCCaggtctgcagtgctgcctctgtCCTCGGGTCCTGCTCACCCTCTGAGGAATGAATTAGGCAGCAATACTGTCTGATAGGAGTTCAGAGACAGTGGGCACTGCCTCTATTCCTCCCCTCATGCTCTCCATTTAGGAGCTCTATAAATCCTCTGAAGCTCTCAATATCTCTCAATCACAGgtctggctgcagccctgggcctGCTCTATCTTTACTCCCGCTATTGCTACTTTACGGGATACAGAGCATCATCCTCAGACAGGTAACACCTCCAGCCAGTGCTGACTGCTGGGTAGAAATTTGCTCTGTTCCACAAGCTGTTTTGGGGCCGCTGTGTGAAccagtgctgggcacagcatGGGCAAGGGCCATGGGGTGGGGCTGGAGCCAGGGCTGCCTCTCAGCCCTTGGTGGGAGCAGGGcattcccacagcagcacagtgatgtTCGGTCTCTCCCCCACCAGGCTCACCCCCATCTACTTCAGCACCGCAGTTCTCTGGTTGCTCGTTGCAGCAGCGACCCTGGGCctcctgcatttctttctctctcactaTGTGGGTCTGAATGTCCTCCGGCTGCTTGCAGCATGATGCTCCTGGCCGTCACTGGCATCACCACTTCATATCTGCCCCCAGCTACAAgcccacctcactgtgcttccAACACCTGTGGAGCTGGCAGAGCCACAGAGGCCTTTCTGAAGGTTGTTTGTGCCCAGCACTCCATGCCTAGCTGCTCTGTATGACTGATGGCCAAAGCAAGGAGaatttttggaaaacagaagtaagCTCTTCTCAGCCCCCGCATCCAGCCCAGGCACCATGGGGTCAGCACAGCCTCCCATGGTGCACAGCCAGGAAGAGAATTTCTGAGGAAGCATCCATAGGCTGGGGCAAGGCAGAGACAAGGGGTGACCCAGATCAGGtccctgcacactgctggctgtgctgcaccagTGCTGCCGCACACAACATGCACAGGAGCAGCTGCCAATAAAAGGACACTGAGCTTGCTGAGCTGTGCATGTCCTCATGGGTCTGCATCTGGCATAGGGCAAAACTTCTCTTTTGGGGTGCAGGGCTGTTTGGTTTCCCTGCAGGGATGAAGACAGTAGTGGTGCAAAGCTGGTTATCAGCAGTGCAGAACTCTTCAGGTGGGCTCAGCCCCTGTGACAACAGGGCTGGAAACGCTGGTTCTGTGGGCTGGCAGTACACAGCTCAGGGAACAGCAGAGGTGCTCTGTTGCCCTCAGCACCGGGAACCTCTCACCAAATTCAGTGAGAACAGCTGCATCAGCGTGCTGCTGGATTAACAGGATTGTAAACCCCGTCATGCTCCCTCCTTTCCCAGTGACAGGCATATCTTACATTGGAAGAACACAAAGCACTTTTTGGGGAAGTTATGAACTTTGCAAATTGCTTAACTTCCTTCCCTGTGGTTTAATTGCTTTGTCCAGCAGAGCCCCGGTCTGTTTCCCTTTCAGGCTCTTGGATTCGTGCAAACAATTCAATTCCAAACCAAACTAACAGCACTCATCTGTGCAGAgtttccagcacagctccaacCTTATAGGAACCCCCTGGATGTGAAATCCCCCCCTCAAGCCCAGGCAGGGCTTGCAGCCGGAGAAGAGCTGCTCCCCTCTCCCAGGGATGCCGCCATcgctctgctcctcctgcaccaggatagcaaaacaaaacaaaaaacaaaaacacttcgATCCGGACCATGGCTCCACGTCCATGTTTGGGATTTATCAGGTTCAAAAGCTGAGGCACGAGTGGGTGCGGGGATCCACCGCCCACCCGCAACCGCCAGGGAGCCTCTGTTCGCCCCGCTGGGGGCACCAGGGGGCGCCGGTAGCACGAggctgcggggccggggggaGCGGGACCGGGAGCGGGAGGACGAGGTTGGGGAGGCCGAGGGAACGGGGGGATCAGGGACGGCCGCTCCCGGGTGGGCAGAACGTCCCGCTGCTCCCCTACGCACGCGAGGCCGGGCGGCATGCGGGGTAGGCAGGTTATAGATGTCATTGTAAATGCAATGCAGTACGTGATGGTGCATTGAATGAGGTGGCTTAGTGCTGGGAATCGGTGATCTCGAAGGTTCAGGCTAGATGGTTCTGGGAGTCTGCGTCTTCTGCACAAAGCTTTCTGTGACCCATTTCACACAGCCCTGCTATTAAGGTTACCGGTGGGAGGGAGTCCTGTAGCCCCACAGAAACCCCCCCGACGTGTCTTAGTAATGAGCTGAGAACCCCTGCAAGTGCCTTACAGGTTCCTGGACCTTCTtgctccctctcctgctgccagcaggagggcagctcAGCTCAGGGTACCTGGAGGGAAATTTGCAGCTGGATGAATGGGAGCTCAGCAAAGAACTAAGGAAACATGGAGAAGCAGTGAGAATCCTTCTATACTGAGAAAAGCTCAGAACCAGGCCTCCCTTCTGCACTTCCCTGTGCACAGCAGGGAGGTGGAggcactgagctctgcccaCCAGCAAAGCCACTGCCTCCCCGGCAGGGGTGGCCATATGGGTGCACGCTTGGATTCATGTGCACGTGCAGAAACTGAGGCCCCTGTAGGGCTTTTATGCTCCATTGAAGAAGTTCATAGCATGCTGTCTTGAAAACGTCAAGGGTGCACACACATTGTTTCCTATCCAAcatgtgacagctgtgcaggaTACATGCACAGAGAGGTCTGGTGACAGGGCTACATGCAGCCCACAGCACCCAAATGCTGTGCCTGGGGCCAGAGGAGGCcatgcagctggcagcaggaagaaCTACTTGTTACCAGAGGGAGTATCTCCTTGGGATGCTGCacatgcagccctgctgagatgggaaggggaaagggtGCAGCAGGTGGCCTGGTGTTGTGGCTGGCATGGCACCAAGGTTCCCATAGCACCAACATCCATGGGccaaggggagggagggaagtaGGTCAGAGTGGGTGACAGTACCCAGACAGAGCTCAGGCTGATGAGGGAAAGGGGATGAAGCAGAGGATAAaagtagaggggaaggagacagctgaagaatgaagaaagggAAACGAAGCTTTC includes these proteins:
- the LOC125700155 gene encoding leukotriene C4 synthase-like isoform X1, whose translation is MHFQGNLAVCDIAGLCWLLLAPLLPVRNRASLCCLHRHPTHQQGLHLARGDPAWEIRFYSVAMLEQIHLLAAVTVLGVLEQAYFFLQVIHARRTFGVSPPNISGPPEFERIFRAQVNSSEYFPIFVALLWQAGLFFHQGLAAALGLLYLYSRYCYFTGYRASSSDRLTPIYFSTAVLWLLVAAATLGLLHFFLSHYVGLNVLRLLAA
- the LOC125700155 gene encoding leukotriene C4 synthase-like isoform X2, translated to MLEQIHLLAAVTVLGVLEQAYFFLQVIHARRTFGVSPPNISGPPEFERIFRAQVNSSEYFPIFVALLWQAGLFFHQGLAAALGLLYLYSRYCYFTGYRASSSDRLTPIYFSTAVLWLLVAAATLGLLHFFLSHYVGLNVLRLLAA